The genome window GCCTTACCCATTCTTCTTGCCCAGAGCGACAGCCACAATGCCAGCGATACCCCCAAGGATGCCAGGCATGCCGTGCAGATTGTGGACGCCACAGGTGTCCTGGATGCCCAGGTTGGATGCCAGGATGGGCTGAAATGTGGTCTCATTTACATTATTCCCTATGGCCCACTCATTTCAAAATGTTTCTAGCTATCTGATGGTAGGTGTTTGTTTTGACTAAAATGCAAGTTTCTCCCAGCACGCAAAACTGGTTTCACCAACCACAACCAGAACCATTTTTTCTCATTAGGCTGAGGAGTTAGTTAGGATGCTGGTAGAAAGGTATTATTCAAAAGAATGTAGGTGTATTGCCACTCACAAGACACATTACAACCCTAGTTAACTATGGCATTTTCTAGACAGTTTGGTGTCCTGGTCCATCTCAGGATTGTCTTCCTATTGGTTCAGACGTGTGTGACCTTTGTACTCACAGTGAGGAACTTGAAGCCCAGGGTGGAGACGATGCCAGCCACGAATCCGATGATCATGGCACCGAAAGGCCCGATGTCCATGTCAGCGCAGGTTCCCACGGCAACACCTCCGGCCAGAGTGGCATTCTGGATGTGGACCTATGGAAGCATCTATTAGCTATGCTACAGTAGGTGCTGTGTGATATTCTATTGTCTCTCCCAgagacacacatgcacgcacacacacaacacacacacaaacactcaataGCCTTGTTTGAATATATACAAGTCAAATAAATTGAGGAGGTAAACAATCTACAGCTTTGCTGTCTTCTGACTCTTTGTGGTTTGAGTGAAGCATGTGATATCTCACCATGTCCAGTTTCCCTTTGTGCTCCACCAGACTGGAGACAGCGTAGGCGGAGAGCACACAGGCAGCCAGCGAGAAGTAGGTGTTGGTGACAGCCATGAGCTGATCAGCACCGGGTTCTGCGATGGCAGAGTTGAAACTGGGCCAGAACATCCAGAGGAACACAGTACCTGGAGAAGATATTCAAGTAGATTTATATTTGTCTGCTACTTCAATTGATTCTGAAATATATAAAACAAAAACGAATGCattaaatgtattaaaactatGTCAAACAGAAGTTGGCTTGCTAGTCTGAAGCGATTCACTTTTTTGTCCACTAGGTGGCGTATGTGACTATGATATGTGGAGGAGCCTCCACTTGagccacacacatacaacaccccttcCCTTGTGAGTAAAATATAAATATACCGTGCAAACAGACGCCAGGGGCTAAATGTATCAAGCATCTCAGcttaggagtgctgatctaggatcaggtcccccgtTCATATAATATCATTCATTTTGATATAAAAGTCAGAACTTGATTGTAAATCAGCACTCCTAGTCTGACATGCTTGATACAAAAGGCCAGGCATTCCCTAGGCATTCCCTAGGCATTCCCTTAGGCACGTATTGCAACATTTCTATTTTTAGCGTTCCAAAGATACATAAGGGGACATTTGATCAATATTTAGCTGATCTATCTTTTAATAGTAGTTAGTGACTGACTACAGTAATAAGATCAACTGAATTTTGCATTGACTGTGATGACTGCCATGTGAGTTGCTGCTCCTACCGATCATGGCGAAGAGGTCAGAGTGGTAGACAGAGCCGTCGTTCTCATGACTGTTCCGCAGAGCTGGCCTGTACAGCATGCGGGCCACTGCTAGACCGAAGTATGCCCCAAAGGCATGGATAATCATGGAGGCCCCAACATCATTGGCCTGTGAGTTGGACAAACCACATAAACCACTTCATTATGTTGTAAAACAAAATACAACAATTCAAATAAAAGCCCTCCCAAACAAACTTTCTGCTTAGCCTGCTAGTTATCTCAATCACTTGTCACTTCATCCATCCCGCCTCTGGCCATTCCCAAGCAAAACTAGTGCACTGATTGGTTGGGAATAGAAATGGACAGATTCAAGAATAAAATTTGACACCTTGacgttacatttttttttttcaatggtAGACTCATCCCTATGAATTAACGGCATGATTATATTTATAAGAGCCCTTTTGGTAGGATAAATCTTGTCTAGTTGTTTTGGGCTGCCACTTCTCACCACTAGAGAGCAATCTCactggggttaggggtcaggtgGTGGGGTCGTGGGGTGAGGTCGTGTGTGTAAGGGCCCAGGTAAACGAGTAGTAGTCATGCACAGTAGGGGGTGGCATGCACCTTAAAAGTTTGTTTACGGACCACCATGATAccaaggaagaagaagaagaagaagtagttATGCATGGATCAACAGGAGATTCACAAAAAATGTTTTACCATTACTCACAAGATTGCACACAATATTGCTCATTGGACTGTATTAACTAATATACTTTTTTTGCATAGTGTTGTCTTTCATGTACACGAGTGCTTAGATGAGTGGATGGGGGTGAAGTTAGTCTGTTGTGACTGACTGTTAACATAAGGGTTGGTTCTGGGTTATGAGATTATGGTGAAGTGCACTGACCTTCAGGACTTCGGCCACCAGATGTTCATTGATGCCGAAGATGGTGATCTCAAGGAGGGTCATGATGAGGAGCTGGACTGGGCTGGTTTTTCCCAGGACCGCGCCGAACGAGATCAGAACCGTGGCTGTGCTGAAGTCTGCGTTGATCATCCTTTTGGTGAGGAGTAagaagaggtggaggtggagagagagaagagagagagagagagcgagggagacagagagagacagagagagacagagcgagagagagagagacagagagagacagagagagagagagagacagagagagacagagagagacagagagagacagagagagagagagacagagagagagagagagagagaagagagagagagagagcgagggagacagagagagacagagagagacagagagagagagagacagagagagagagacagagacagagagagagagagagagagagacagagagagacagagagagacagagagagagagagacagagagagagagacagagacagagacagagagagacagagacagagacagagagagagagagagagagagagagagagagagagagcgagggagggagggagacagggagagagacagagagagatgcattATTAACACTAAAACAGACCACTTCCTCGGGTGTCCTCCATCATGTGGACATAATGCTGCTACTGCTAGCTACATTCCTTCTGACCGTATTGTGTTTTATTGTATTTACTTGAAGATGGAGACTTTGATCTTTCCTTCGTCCAGGTGCCAGAGGCCTTGCACGAGGAGACCCCACTGCAGAGCGAAGGCGGCCAGGAGCAGGTTGAGGCCCACGCTGCTGAAGCCATATCTCTTCAGGAAGGTCATCAGGAAGCCGAAGCCAATGAAGATCATCACGTGGACATCCTGGAACACTGTGGACCAATGAGAATGCAGGTCAGAGGTCAGCTCAGGGGAGTTTGACTATTTGATCCTTAACACAACATGGTTTTATTGAAGGTCCATTATGGCCAATCTGGCCCCATTTGAATTATTCATCACGTTGAATGAATACTGAATGAAATCAGAGAGGATGAAAACAAGGACACTGAATGAAACTAATAAAGGGTGTCAACAAGACAAAAAAAAGACAGAAATGCAACTGTAAAGACATTCAAATCGATTGACAGACCAGCAATTGATCAAATACCTAGGGCTTTGCCTTTTGATGCGCGAATGACTCATGGAGCAGCCACATTGGACTGTGCAGCAATCATAGTAACCCCTATCCCCACAAGGGGTCATTGTAAATCCAAACTTGTTGGAGGATGGAAGACCAATTCAATTTGTCTGTGAATGGGATACTGAGAACTGAGGCTCCCGATAACCGTGTTGTGTCAGTAACCTCACGCTGTTCCATTCACTGACTTCACATGATCTTACTCAAGTCTTCTGAACTTATCAGAGGGTCTCGGGGAAGCAGACACTCCACAGTTAAACACATTCCTCACTATTAGTTTCAGTTACTGGAATTATAAGGACAGGGGTCTTGTGTATGGATCACTGTCCTTGCactttatgtactgtatgtttagaTTGATTTACGTAAGAGGACAGAGACTTTACTTAGAGGGTGTATGAGGGCTCTAGTTCACTGTGTTTGTGGACAGTCGGATGTGGATGTGAGCTCTGTCCGATTGTCTGCAGATAAGGATCAGGCTACTAGCCCAAGAGACTGACCAgacgtatatgtgtgtgtgcatctggtatgtgtgtgtgcgcatgcctGTGTATGTAGCTTAGAACGGTATGTCCACTGCCACCAGAGGAATGATCCTAATTCTCCAAGCTCCACTCTCGCGCAATGCTCACAAAAGGTTCCCTTCCCTGAAATGCCTGACAACAAGAACTTCCTAGTCCCAATAGCCATGTCCGATGGATGACGGGATCTCATCTGGAAAGTATATGAATGTGTGGCAGAAAGGGAAAACAATAGGCCTCATTTCTCCAGGTCTGGTTAGCATTGTGATGAGCAGTTAGCATtgtggtgagatgttagcattgTGGTGAGCAGTTAGCATTGTGGTGAGCCGTTAGCATTGTGGTGTCACGGCAGGACCTAGGCAGACAGTCACACCTTAGAAAGTCCTGGCTGGGGAAGTGATGGAATATAGGGTGTGGGGTAGGGGGTTTCGGGGCTTAGTTGCAGCATAGACTAGCCCATACGTCCATTGTCTTCTTTTTGTCTGTGACTATGTATGGCTGCTATgtacaagcattttgctacactcgaaataacatctgctaaccatgtgtatgtgatcaataaaatgtgatttgatttactgtATGACTCTGTCTACCAGAATGCCATTCTAGAGCTTATATACATCTCTATCTTATAGTGCGGTCTTGAAATACAAGACCTTGCTATAAGTATAACTGATGCTGCATTGTACAGTTGTAGAGGGATTGTTGTAACTGGCAATTCATTTTAGAGTTGAGTTTGTTTGGAGGCTCCCTGTTTCTGCCACACCATGATAGAGACAGGATAAACAGGAAGGTTAGCTCTTCTAAACAGATATTGTCTCAGATTAGAAGTCTGTGAATTCCTCTCTCTCATTATTGTGTTTACATGTGACTGGCTCTTTCTCCCCAGTAGTGCATTGTATTGCTATGGATGATATTCAGCACACTACACCATGATTCTAATCAGGTTTAGTATTACTTACGCAATGCCTCCGAGACGTCATAGGATACATTATAACCCCTCTGGCACTGGTCAGAACACCCGCGCCCATCCGGGAACAAACAAATAACTCCAATCTATTCAATCTTTTCCCTGATATCGAAGTCTGAACAATGTCAGATATGTAAGATATACAAATAGCCTTGTAAGATATATAAAAGGTAAGATATACAAATAGCCGTGTGTTGACTTGACTTTTGTTACGGAACAAATCTGCATTTTTGTTGTTAATACATTGCATGCAATGTTTTCTGTTCTTTGGCACTGATTGTGGGTACTTATTATTGGGAatgtgcaaatcaaatcaaatccattcCCTTGCATCTGGGTGGATGCAAGGGAATGGACCGTATGCTAATAATGCTAATAATACAAACTAGAATATACGATGTATCGTGTAAAGCTGCTGAGAACTGCCTTACCTGATAAATTCAGAGCAACAAACTTTAGAACATAACAGGAAAACAAGTCTCAGCTTTTGTCTTGTCTATATTGCATATCTTTCTTTTTTTGGCCCACCGCTGCACATTGTCATCTTAACCAGCGCTGTCATCTAAAATCTCTAATGTTTTATTTCTTTGGCTTGGTAAGGTATGCACTATGT of Salvelinus namaycush isolate Seneca chromosome 29, SaNama_1.0, whole genome shotgun sequence contains these proteins:
- the LOC120024088 gene encoding ammonium transporter Rh type A-like — its product is MPAYSTNMRLKFPILALTLEIITIILFAVFVVYDDGKHGGHGAHNTTHHEEETEQNPLTLYPMFQDVHVMIFIGFGFLMTFLKRYGFSSVGLNLLLAAFALQWGLLVQGLWHLDEGKIKVSIFKMINADFSTATVLISFGAVLGKTSPVQLLIMTLLEITIFGINEHLVAEVLKANDVGASMIIHAFGAYFGLAVARMLYRPALRNSHENDGSVYHSDLFAMIGTVFLWMFWPSFNSAIAEPGADQLMAVTNTYFSLAACVLSAYAVSSLVEHKGKLDMVHIQNATLAGGVAVGTCADMDIGPFGAMIIGFVAGIVSTLGFKFLTPILASNLGIQDTCGVHNLHGMPGILGGIAGIVAVALGKKNGSAAMQAAALASSLGFALVGGAITGLIMKLPFWGQPPDQNCFDDSIYWEVPEEEEGEESLAHGDHSMNKAEA